TTCATCAATTCTTTGTAATGTGCTTCATAGTAATTTATGTTATTTTCAGAAATATGATGAATTGTTATTAAATTTGTGCTACAATAGATGTATAACGAATTATCTATTTGTTGAACATCAATAATTTTACCTATATATTTAGATGGTACTGAATATTTCTTTTTATGGTAAGTTATTAAAGATGAATTATCAACTTTTAGATTATGAGTTTTAATCTTATATTGCTTTCTTATACTTTCAC
The sequence above is drawn from the Streptobacillus canis genome and encodes:
- a CDS encoding Mu transposase domain-containing protein, yielding ESIRKQYKIKTHNLKVDNSSLITYHKKKYSVPSKYIGKIIDVQQIDNSLYIYCSTNLITIHHISENNINYYEAHYKELMKTTLKFNDNKIKEFNINNLSFVDALLKLTDKGIDDFDFNYQENLNKQDILDLLSHRFIHNFENII